The Pseudopipra pipra isolate bDixPip1 chromosome 6, bDixPip1.hap1, whole genome shotgun sequence genome includes a region encoding these proteins:
- the MRPL16 gene encoding LOW QUALITY PROTEIN: large ribosomal subunit protein uL16m (The sequence of the model RefSeq protein was modified relative to this genomic sequence to represent the inferred CDS: inserted 1 base in 1 codon), with the protein MAAPVRHXPAMWRWRLPGLLRAGPGPGGAAMPRAGLKKWVLPPDYSGITFPEKPKLKFMDKVPAVPKVRREPRMLRDIRGPSREATDFIQGQYGILALGGGYLHWGHFEMIRLTIGRHLDPRSMFAVWRVPAPYKPVTRKSLGHRMGGGKGPIDHYVTAVRSGRLVVEVGGRCHFGQVRPFLAQVAQKLPFPAVPVSRESLQEMRREEEEKRLNNQNPWTFERVVTSNMLGMRKYLSPYDLRLQGRYWGKFFLRHRV; encoded by the exons ATGGCGGCTCCTGTGCGGC TTCCGGCGATGTGGCGATGGCGGCTCCCGGGGCTGCTCCGGGCCGGGCCAG GTCCCGGCGGAGCGGCGATGCCCCGCGCGGGGCTCAAGAAGTGGGTGCTGCCGCCGGATTACAGCG GAATCACCTTCCCGGAGAAGCCGAAGCTGAAGTTCATGGACAAGGTGCCGGCCGTGCCCAAGGTCCGGCGGGAGCCGCGGATGCTCCGTGACATCCGCGGGCCGTCCCGGGAGGCCACCGACTTCATCCAGGGGCAGTACGGGATCCTG GCTCTGGGCGGGGGGTACCTGCACTGGGGGCACTTTGAGATGATCCGCCTGACCATCGGGCGCCACCTGGACCCCAGGTCCATGTTCGCCGTGTGGCGCGTGCCCGCCCCGTACAAGCCGGTGACCCGGAAGAGCCTGGGCCACCGGATGGGCGGCGGGAAGGGCCCCATCGACCACTACGTGACGGCCGTGCGCAGCGGCCGGCTCGTCGTCGAGGTGGGCGGCCGCTGCCACTTCGGCCAGGTCCGGCCCTTCCTCGCCCAGGTGGCCCAGAAGCTGCCCTTCCCGGCCGTGCCCGTGAGCCGGGAGAGCCTGCAGGAGAtgcggcgggaggaggaggagaagaggctCAACAACCAGAACCCCTGGACTTTCGAGCGCGTGGTCACCTCCAACATGCTGGGCATGAGGAAGTACCTGAGCCCCTACGACCTGCGGCTCCAGGGCCGCTACTGGGGCAAGTTCttcctcaggcacagggtgtga